Genomic segment of Ralstonia pickettii:
GTTCGGTGCGCACCATCTTCGAGAAGTTCACGCGCGGCGAAAAGGAATCGGCCACCACGGGCGTCGGCCTGGGCTTGGCGGTGTGCGAGGCGATCGTCAGCGCGCATCACGGCCGCATCTGGGTGGAGGCGCCGGCCGATGGCGGCGCGTGCTTCGTCGTCGCCCTGCCCGCCGCCGAGCCGCCGCCTGTGGAAGACGCCGAGCCCATCGCCTAGCCTGGCTGCACCGTTGCAGGGCATATGGACATGCCGAAAAAGTCGTTCGGTTACATACGCCGCTATGACAGGATCACGTCACACGCCCGCTATCCGCGGGCGGATTTCATTCACGACAAGATCCACGAGGTTTCTCCATGTCCCTGTTCTCCCGCCTTGCGCGCGTGGCCGTACCGGCCATCGCCTTTGCCGTCGCCACCGCCGCCAACGCCGACACCAAGCAGATCAAGCTCGGCACCATGAGCGGCCCCGATGCGCAAATCTGGGAAGTCGTTCAGAAGGTCGCCAAGAAGGACGGCCTCGACGTCAAGATCATCGAGTTCAACGACTACGCCCAACCCAACCCCGCGCTCGATTCGGGCGACCTGGACGCCAACGGCTTTCAGCATCAGCCCTTCCTCGACAGCCAGATCCAGGCGCGCCACTACAAGATTGTCAATGTGGGCCTGACGTATGTGGCGCCGATGGGCTTTTACTCGAAGAAGGTCAAGTCGCTCGCGCAGCTCAAGGAAGGTGCCAAGGTCGGTATCCAGAACGATCCGTCCAACGGCAACCGCGCGCTGCTGCTGCTGCAAAAGGTAGGCGTGATCAAGCTGAAGGCGGGTGCCGGCACGAACGGCAACAATGCGACCCCGCGTGATGTGGTCGAGAACCCGAAGAAGATCAAGCTGATCGAGCTGGATTCGGCGCAACTGCCGCGCTCGCTGGATGATCTGGACGCCGCTTCGATCAACACC
This window contains:
- a CDS encoding MetQ/NlpA family ABC transporter substrate-binding protein gives rise to the protein MSLFSRLARVAVPAIAFAVATAANADTKQIKLGTMSGPDAQIWEVVQKVAKKDGLDVKIIEFNDYAQPNPALDSGDLDANGFQHQPFLDSQIQARHYKIVNVGLTYVAPMGFYSKKVKSLAQLKEGAKVGIQNDPSNGNRALLLLQKVGVIKLKAGAGTNGNNATPRDVVENPKKIKLIELDSAQLPRSLDDLDAASINTDYAVKNGLTPTKDAIALEDRQGPYANLIAVREKDKDQPWVKTLVRAYQSEDVRKFIDTQFKGAILPAF